DNA sequence from the Novosphingobium sp. KACC 22771 genome:
TTGACCCGGTGCGGATCGCGCCCATGCGCTCGACATCGCGGCCAACCGCGCGGATCCCGTTCAGCATGGCCGGAACGGTCCCGGCCAGCGTCACATCGGTAACGGCATGGACGATCTCCCCACCCTCGACCCAGAAGCCCCGCACCGCCTGTGTCCAGTTGCCGCTGGCAGGATCGGTCTTGCCGCCCTGAAAATGGGTGACCACCAGCCCGGTGCCCAGCATCCGCAGCATCGCCGCCCGATCTCCGCTCGGTGCCGTGCTGGTCAGCCGCAGATTGTAATAGCCATCGGCATTGCCGGTGGAGGCCATGCCCAGCTTGCGGCCGGAGAAGGTTGACAGAAACAGGCCTTCGACCACGCCGGACCGCAGGATCGCGCGCGTCGATCCGGCAATCCCCTCGCCATCGAAGCCGCCGCTCGCCAGCCCCAGCGGCTCGAACGGGTCTTCTTGCAGATCGAGATGCGCGGGCGCCAGGGCGCGCCCCAGAGGATCGGGCAAGAAACTCATCCGGCGGTATTGCGCCACCCCGTTCAGCGCCCCCGCGATAATATCGACCAGCGTCGCGGCGGTGCGCGGATCGAACAGAACCGGGCAACGGCGGCTGTCGATGGCCCTTGCGCCCAAGGAACGGCAGGCGCGGTCAGCCGCTTCCTGCGCCAGACTTTGGGCGGAAGAAAGGGCATCGGCCTGCCGTTCCTGCGATTGGCAGAAGTCGGAAATGCTGCCGCTTTCATCCTGCGCCAGCATCACCGTCCAGCGGGCGTCGTTCGAGCGCAGCGCGCTGCGGCAAAAACCATCGCTCGTCGCCAGAGCCCAGAGTCCTTCGGTCGTCGCCGCCACCGACTCCCCGGCGCGCAACCGGCTGTCCGACGCCGCAATGCCGCCCGCGATCCGATCCAGCGCGCCCGCCGCCTCCAGCATCGCTTCGGGGCTGCGCGGGCTATCGGCATAGAGTTGCGGCGCCGGACCCGAAAAAGCCAGCGCGTCGGGGGGCGGCAGATCGGCATCGGCATCGGGCTCAACATAAGCGGCAATCAGCATCGCCTCCTCGACCACGCGCTCAATGGCCGCCTTGTCAAACCCGGCGGTCGAGGCCGATCCCCGGCGTCCCTCGTGAACAACCGTGAGGCTCAGGTTCTGGCTGCCGCTGCGCTCGGCGGTCTCAACCTCGCCGCCGCGCATCGCGGCCTTGGCGACCCCCTCATGGTGGACCGAGGCGCGCGCCCGCGCTCCGCGCCGGGCCGCCAGTTCAACCGCCCGCTGCGCCGCATCGCACAGGCCCACCTCGCTGTGCGTCAACAGCATGGTCATGCCGTCTCCCCAAGTCGCGACAAGGTGGCGTGGCCATGATGCAACGTCAGGCGGTGGGTGTGATAGGACGCCAGCTTTTCGTTGTGGACGACGCTGATGATGGTTGCATCCGGCGCCGCGCCCAGCACAGATTGATAGAAATGCGCCGCATTGTCCGCATCGAGCGCGCTCGTCGCCTCGTCCAGCACCAGCAGGGTGGGCCGCTGGAGCAGGATACGCGCCATTGCGACCCGCTGCTGCTCACCCGGCGACAATTCATCCTGCCACATGCGCAGTTCGTGCATCGCCTCGGTATGCATTTCCAGTCGCACGGTCTTCAGCAGCGCCGCAATCTGCGCATCATCATGATCCTCGGCTCGGTCGGGGAAGCAGATCGCTGCCTTGAGCGTGCCGAGCGGCAGATAGAGGCGCTGCGGCACCAGCATGGCCTTGCCACGCTTGCTCATCGCCACGTTCCCCGCGCCATCGGGCCACAGCCCGGCCATGGCGCGCAGCAGCGTCGTCTTGCCGGTGCCCGATGGCCCTTCAATCACCCAGCGCTCACCATCGCGGATCGTCCAATCCGCAACTGACAGCAGGGGCTCACCATTGGGGCGACGCAGCATCAAACCGGTGGCGCTGATCGCCACGCCATCGGGCGTGCCGCCGGGTGTGAAGCCGATGCCGCGCGGACGATCATAATCGATCGCGTCTTCCAGCGCCTTCAAACGGTTGATGTTGGCAACCTGGCGCGCGATGCTGGGATAGGCCGCGACGATGTAGGACAGACTGGCCGCAAACTGGGTGAAAGCGTCGCGCGCACTCTGGACCTGGCCGAAGGAAATCGCGCCGGCGAAATATTTCGGCACGGTCAGAAATAACGGCACGACCTGCATGCTGCGCTGATACAGATCTTGCCCGGCGCTGAGCCCGGCATTGGCCAGCATCATCTGATAGAAGTTGCGGCGAATGTTTGCAAAAGCCATATGCAAGCCATCCTGTTCGACGCCCTGCGCTTGGGAAAAGGCGATCTGTTCGCCATTGCGCCGAACATGGAGCAACCCGGCGCGATAATCCGCTTCATAATGCTGTTCGCGCATCTTGCGGCGGACAAACGGCCTGCCGATCCAGCTGATGAACAATGTGCCGAAGATGACATAGGCGATGGAAAACCAGATGAGGTCGCCACCGGGCAGCGGGATGCGATAGCCAAACAGCGGGATCGCCAGCGGGGAAGAGGTTTCCAGCAGGATGGCCGCGAAGGCAACCGCGCGAACCAGGCTGAACACCATCGAGATCACGATGCTGAGCGGCGACTGGCCATATTCCAGCCCCATGGAAGTGAAGGCTCGCACGTCCTCGGCGATGCGCTGATCGGGGTTGTCGATCATCCGCAGCCGCTCGATCTCATAGAAGCGATCCTGAGCGAACCAGCGGCCCAGATACCAGTCGTTCAGCCATCGCCGCCACCGGATCGACAGCGTCCAACCGACGATATTGTGCAGGAACTGCGTCCCGATCGCGATCCCGGCGATCATCACGAACATGCCGACCAGCGACAGGAACAGCCCGCCCTGCCGCTGCTCGATCGCGTCGTAGAATTCACGCTGCCATTTGTTGGACAGCAGGAACACATAGGTCGTGCCGACCTCTATCGCGCAGTAACAGGCGAGTAGAAACCAGGCCCATTTCCAGTCGTCCGAGACGAAATAGCGCGTGCTCATCTTCCAGACATGGGCCCATCGCTCGCGGGCGGGCTGGGCGGACTGGAGACCCGCTTCGCGGCGGGCCTCCTCGACATTGGTGGGGGGCGGCATCATGGCTGGTGATTACCCGATCAAAAAAAGCGTTTGGAAATGGTCAGGCGAATGTTGCGCGGTTCACCGACCGGTACATAGGTATAGACTGAGGTCGACCCGTAATTCCGCCGGTTCAAGATGTTGCGGATGCCGATGTTGAAGTCGAACCCCTTGAAGCTCAGGAAA
Encoded proteins:
- a CDS encoding ABC transporter ATP-binding protein/permease, whose translation is MMPPPTNVEEARREAGLQSAQPARERWAHVWKMSTRYFVSDDWKWAWFLLACYCAIEVGTTYVFLLSNKWQREFYDAIEQRQGGLFLSLVGMFVMIAGIAIGTQFLHNIVGWTLSIRWRRWLNDWYLGRWFAQDRFYEIERLRMIDNPDQRIAEDVRAFTSMGLEYGQSPLSIVISMVFSLVRAVAFAAILLETSSPLAIPLFGYRIPLPGGDLIWFSIAYVIFGTLFISWIGRPFVRRKMREQHYEADYRAGLLHVRRNGEQIAFSQAQGVEQDGLHMAFANIRRNFYQMMLANAGLSAGQDLYQRSMQVVPLFLTVPKYFAGAISFGQVQSARDAFTQFAASLSYIVAAYPSIARQVANINRLKALEDAIDYDRPRGIGFTPGGTPDGVAISATGLMLRRPNGEPLLSVADWTIRDGERWVIEGPSGTGKTTLLRAMAGLWPDGAGNVAMSKRGKAMLVPQRLYLPLGTLKAAICFPDRAEDHDDAQIAALLKTVRLEMHTEAMHELRMWQDELSPGEQQRVAMARILLQRPTLLVLDEATSALDADNAAHFYQSVLGAAPDATIISVVHNEKLASYHTHRLTLHHGHATLSRLGETA
- a CDS encoding TldD/PmbA family protein, which encodes MTMLLTHSEVGLCDAAQRAVELAARRGARARASVHHEGVAKAAMRGGEVETAERSGSQNLSLTVVHEGRRGSASTAGFDKAAIERVVEEAMLIAAYVEPDADADLPPPDALAFSGPAPQLYADSPRSPEAMLEAAGALDRIAGGIAASDSRLRAGESVAATTEGLWALATSDGFCRSALRSNDARWTVMLAQDESGSISDFCQSQERQADALSSAQSLAQEAADRACRSLGARAIDSRRCPVLFDPRTAATLVDIIAGALNGVAQYRRMSFLPDPLGRALAPAHLDLQEDPFEPLGLASGGFDGEGIAGSTRAILRSGVVEGLFLSTFSGRKLGMASTGNADGYYNLRLTSTAPSGDRAAMLRMLGTGLVVTHFQGGKTDPASGNWTQAVRGFWVEGGEIVHAVTDVTLAGTVPAMLNGIRAVGRDVERMGAIRTGSILIEDMQLGGWA